The proteins below are encoded in one region of Silene latifolia isolate original U9 population chromosome 2, ASM4854445v1, whole genome shotgun sequence:
- the LOC141632420 gene encoding uncharacterized protein LOC141632420 gives MEGIIDSLIKCSQRITEALETAKKYLLRRNQILDEKYDIVEKQDRSRRLENMTLEEQLRYSEFTRDISRLVDQLNKQRDQLNNEFDDERKGNIRTYEGVDYVVQYVVKE, from the exons ATGGAAGGAATCATAGACAGTTTGATAAAATGTTCCCAGCGAATCACTGAAGCTCTTGAG ACAGCAAAGAAATATTTGTTGCGGAGGAACCAGATTTTAGACGAAAAGTATGATATAGTTGAGAAACAG GATCGCTCTAGGCGTCTAGAGAATATGACACTTGAAGAACAGCTTCGGTACTCGGAATTCACTAGAGACATTTCACGACTG GTGGATCAATTGAACAAACAGAGGGATCAATTGAACAACGAGTTTGACGACGAAAGAAAG GGGAATATTCGTACATATGAGGGTGTCGACTACGTCGTGCAATATGTTGTCAAGGAGTAA